The proteins below are encoded in one region of Fimbriimonadaceae bacterium:
- a CDS encoding AraC family transcriptional regulator: MRKSTVAEYEARVREAIRFVLERLDQPPSPAEVADKAGFSRHHFGRVFSGAVGESIAEFVRRLRLERAAHRLEHTDQSVSEIALDAGYDSLEAFSRAFRSAYLMAPTDYRRSPSRHELRAHSQVHWWPDGRRSAAALTITQETTMEATIKTIEPMRCIALRHTGPYHLIGSKFGALFEWAGPAGVPVETVLGVFHDDPGSVPAGELRSDACIAVPPGYTLPDDTPVGVTMLEIAGGDYAVATHMGSYEGLSDAWARFAGQAVPATGREPAPSASFEVYVNDCTKVPLEEVRTDLYMPLAPVGAEV; this comes from the coding sequence ATGAGAAAGAGCACGGTGGCCGAGTACGAGGCCCGCGTTCGAGAAGCGATTCGGTTCGTCCTGGAGCGGCTCGACCAGCCTCCGAGCCCGGCCGAAGTCGCCGACAAAGCCGGGTTCTCGCGTCACCATTTCGGCCGCGTCTTTTCGGGCGCAGTCGGTGAGTCCATCGCCGAGTTCGTCCGTCGGCTCCGATTGGAACGGGCGGCCCACCGGCTGGAGCACACGGACCAGTCCGTGAGCGAGATCGCGCTGGACGCGGGTTACGACAGCCTGGAAGCCTTCAGCCGCGCCTTTCGGAGCGCCTACCTGATGGCTCCGACGGACTATCGGCGCTCGCCCAGCCGCCATGAGCTCCGGGCCCACAGCCAGGTGCACTGGTGGCCGGACGGCCGCCGCTCCGCCGCCGCGCTCACCATCACCCAGGAGACGACAATGGAAGCGACAATCAAGACAATCGAACCGATGCGCTGCATCGCCTTGCGCCACACCGGCCCCTACCACCTGATCGGGTCGAAGTTCGGCGCGCTCTTCGAGTGGGCGGGGCCTGCGGGAGTGCCCGTGGAGACCGTCCTGGGCGTCTTTCATGACGACCCGGGCAGCGTCCCTGCCGGGGAGCTTCGTTCGGACGCCTGCATTGCCGTTCCGCCCGGCTACACCCTGCCGGATGACACTCCGGTCGGCGTGACTATGCTGGAGATCGCTGGCGGCGACTACGCCGTTGCGACGCACATGGGGTCGTATGAGGGCCTGAGCGACGCTTGGGCGCGGTTCGCGGGGCAAGCGGTGCCCGCGACCGGTCGCGAGCCCGCCCCGTCCGCCAGCTTCGAGGTCTACGTGAACGACTGCACCAAGGTCCCTCTTGAGGAGGTGCGCACCGACCTCTACATGCCGCTTGCGCCGGTTGGCGCCGAAGTCTGA
- a CDS encoding DUF2207 domain-containing protein, translating to MARRAVALLLLLWAALACGQYGGGYPFLIKSFDAEISIGKDSLLRVKETISVEFQEPRRGIFRKIPFLYETNTPFRRQVALSDIQVKDESGRPLTTLVTSDGAYLNIRIGDEDVTFPPGTNKTYVIAYTVTNAFNWFDKRKDWEPQAELYWNVTGNDWDTEIQESSFKVSFPETDKARAKVLTGYTGSSAQNYLPSPGSSPADPETFTSIKLSQTEFSGQRKQPLIPGEGLTIVFSVPDTVVPHPDPLTLASWWIWPNSGFLIPVLILAVMLPIWYAFGKDPKLGPVGVEFEPPDGLGPAECGALIDERVDNRDVSAAIVSLAAKGCLTLSAEKRFLFGTDPVINVVSKKPTQRLTAFEDQLLAALGPEGSVVTRAKLVSDVGVKISRLKEKIFDDFVGRGYYHLRPDMAKLATFIGGGVLLVFLFIISRNILHGQVSLASSVIGGALGAGLVISFASIMPRRTQLGARARHRVAGFYEAMKGRRSYLEWVAEKEIAQARYEELLPYAVAFGLVDRWSDTFKEVVQSPPVWWVGPRDTTFSPVYFANSLDSTTRAIGSAATTVPRSESSSGGSGFGGGGGGGFSGGGFGGGGGGSW from the coding sequence ATGGCTCGACGGGCGGTGGCGCTTCTTCTCCTGCTGTGGGCGGCTCTCGCCTGCGGACAATATGGTGGCGGTTATCCGTTCCTGATCAAGAGCTTCGACGCAGAAATCTCAATCGGCAAGGATTCCCTCTTGCGCGTGAAGGAGACGATCTCGGTCGAGTTCCAGGAGCCTCGGCGCGGAATTTTTCGCAAGATCCCGTTCCTCTATGAGACCAACACTCCGTTCCGGAGGCAGGTCGCCTTGAGCGATATCCAGGTCAAGGACGAAAGCGGACGACCGCTGACGACTTTAGTGACGAGCGACGGCGCCTATCTCAATATCCGGATCGGTGACGAAGACGTCACGTTTCCTCCGGGGACCAACAAGACTTACGTCATCGCTTACACCGTGACCAACGCGTTTAACTGGTTCGACAAAAGGAAGGACTGGGAGCCGCAAGCCGAGCTTTATTGGAACGTCACTGGCAACGACTGGGACACCGAGATCCAGGAGTCAAGCTTTAAGGTGTCTTTCCCTGAGACCGATAAGGCAAGGGCTAAGGTTCTTACCGGTTACACCGGTTCCTCGGCGCAGAACTATCTACCTTCTCCCGGCTCTTCCCCCGCTGACCCCGAGACCTTCACTTCCATCAAGCTTTCGCAGACCGAGTTCTCCGGACAACGCAAACAACCGCTGATTCCTGGAGAGGGATTGACCATCGTCTTTTCTGTGCCGGACACGGTCGTTCCGCACCCAGACCCTCTTACCCTGGCTAGCTGGTGGATCTGGCCGAACTCGGGGTTTCTGATCCCCGTCTTGATTCTGGCCGTGATGCTCCCAATCTGGTACGCCTTTGGGAAAGATCCCAAGCTTGGCCCGGTTGGAGTCGAGTTTGAACCTCCCGACGGCCTTGGCCCGGCCGAATGCGGCGCTTTGATCGACGAGCGAGTGGACAATCGCGATGTCTCTGCCGCTATCGTGTCCCTCGCCGCTAAAGGGTGCCTGACGCTCTCCGCAGAGAAAAGGTTCCTCTTTGGCACAGATCCCGTAATCAACGTCGTTTCGAAAAAACCGACCCAGCGCCTCACCGCGTTCGAGGACCAGCTCTTGGCAGCGCTCGGCCCAGAAGGATCGGTCGTCACCCGCGCGAAACTCGTGTCAGACGTTGGCGTAAAGATTTCCCGCCTAAAGGAGAAGATTTTCGACGACTTCGTGGGACGTGGCTATTACCATCTCCGTCCAGACATGGCAAAGCTCGCCACGTTTATCGGGGGCGGGGTTTTGCTGGTGTTCCTCTTCATTATTAGCCGCAACATCCTGCACGGACAGGTTTCGCTGGCCTCGAGCGTTATCGGGGGGGCCCTCGGGGCCGGTCTCGTCATAAGCTTTGCCTCGATCATGCCGCGGCGAACTCAGCTCGGCGCTCGCGCGCGGCACCGCGTGGCGGGTTTCTACGAAGCCATGAAGGGGCGGCGTTCCTATCTGGAATGGGTGGCTGAGAAGGAGATCGCCCAGGCGCGCTATGAGGAGTTGCTCCCCTACGCGGTGGCCTTCGGGTTGGTCGATAGGTGGTCGGACACGTTTAAGGAAGTCGTCCAAAGCCCGCCGGTGTGGTGGGTGGGGCCCCGCGACACGACCTTCTCGCCGGTCTATTTTGCGAACTCGTTGGACTCGACGACCAGGGCGATCGGCTCTGCGGCCACGACGGTGCCTCGATCGGAGTCGTCCAGTGGAGGATCCGGATTCGGCGGGGGAGGGGGCGGAGGCTTCAGCGGGGGAGGTTTCGGCGGCGGTGGCGGCGGAAGTTGGTAA